Part of the Apilactobacillus apisilvae genome is shown below.
TAATCCACTAATGTAGATAGTTTGTTCAGGTAACATTGTTGCAATTGAATAATGTTCAACATCATAAGTAATATCACTGTAAATCTCATCTGATACAACGAATAAATTACGTTCTTTAATTACTTTAGCTAATTTTTCTAAATCATCTTTTGAGTATTCAACTCCAGTTGGATTCCCAGGATAATTCAAAAGAACCGCTTTAACTGCTGAGCCCTCATTATCTAATGCTTGGGATAATTTATCTGGACTTAGTACAAATCCATTATCAGAAGTATCTACTTTGACTGGAGTAGCACCTAACATTTGAATAATTGGAAAGTATAATGCAAATGTTGGAGTAGGAACAATAACTTTATCCCCAGGATTTAAAATGGTTTGAAAAGCTGCGTAAATAGCTTCAGTCGCCCCTACCGTTACAACAATTTCTGAATCAGAATCATAATTCAAATTATGTTTTTTATCTAAATAATTAGCAATTGCATCCCTTAATTCTTTTTTACCAATTTGATTTGCATAATGAGAATCATTATTCATGATACTATCCACTCCAGCTTGCTTTACGTGTTCTGGAGTATTCAAATCAGGTTCTCCAATTGTTAATTTGATAATTCCATCAATATCAGAAATCTTTTTATCAAAACTTCTAATGCCTGATGGTGCTAATGAATCTAAACTTTTATTGTATACATCGGTCAATGATGAAGCTAATTTTGGCATTACTTTTCCTCCTAAATTAACAAAAAGAGGCCCCTTGGTTTTAATTAAAAAATCAAGAAGTCTCTTTTCAACGTTCAATTCACATTTTAATGTTAAGAAAATCATAGTATAACTAACTAATAAAATCAACACTGTTTTATCATCGGATTATAATTAACATTTTATTTTACTGCTAAATTGTTATTTTAAAGGCATTTTAAAGATATAAACAACTTTTATTAGGATTGCCTAACTTTTTCATTAAATATACAATAATAAATAGAAAAAGCTTTACATTTTGGTTTTTTAATAATAATATTGTAAATGTTATTAATTAATAATCATTATAAACTAGCAAGGTGATTAAGTATTTATGAAAAGTAAACAGAGTTTAGCACAAAAAATAAATATTATTCGAGCAAGTGTGATGGGTGCTAATGATGGCATCTTATCAGTTGCTGGGATTGTTATTGGAGTTGCTGGTGCAACAACTAATACATTTGCTGTATTCATTTCTGGAATTGCCGGTATGATTGCCGGTACTGTTTCCATGGCTATGGGTGAATATGTATCAGTTAACACTGAAAGTGATTCTCAGAAGAATGCAGTTATAAGCCAAAAACAGGCTCTAAAAAATAATTATAATGAAGAGTTTACTCTAGTTCGAGATAAATACATGCAGATTGGAATTTCCAAAGAATTAGCTACTAATGCAACCAATGAAATGATGAAAAAAGACGCATTAAAAACAACGGTTCGCGAAAAATATGGCTTTATAGTAAATGAATTTACCAGCCCCTATGCCGCTGCAATTGCTTCCATGATTTCTTTTCCGACTGGATCGATTCTACCCCTAGTAGCAATTTCTATTTTTCCATCTGGATTAAATATCATAGCCACTTTCATTGCTGTTGTGATTGCATTAGCAATTACTGGATATATTGCTGCGGTATTAAGTAATGCAAATAAGTTAAAATCAGCAACCAGAAATATTATTTCGGGACTACTAACAATGATTGTGACATATTTAATTGGTTTATTAGTCGGAATGATTGGCAAATAGGAGGAATTTAATTTATGGCAAAAAAGCAAAATATGAACGAAAAGTTAAATACCCTTAGGGCTGGAGTGCTGGGTTCCAATGATGGTATTTTAACTGTTGTTGGTGTTTTATTTTCAGTTGCAGTTGCTACGCCTAATATTTTTACAATCTTCATTGCTGGGCTTTCTGACTTACTAGCGTGTGCTTTTTCAATGGCTTCAGGAGAATATGCATCGGTTAGTTCACAACGTGACGCTGAAAACTCAGCAGTAAAAGTAGAAAGAAATTTATTAAATACCAATATCAATAGTGAAATTGAATCAGTTAAAAATTATTATATGCAACGTGGGATTAGTGATGACACAGCAACACAAATCGCCAAAGAATTAATTAATAAAAAACCATTGGAAACCGTTGTTAATACTAAATATGGTATTCAACTTGGTCATTATATGAATCCATGGAATGCAGCATTTTCGTCATTAATATCAGCTGCTTTAGGTGGTATTTTTCCACTCTTAGCAATGAGTTTAACAAGTGGTATTTATCGCTGGCCATATACGATTGCGGCAGTAATTGCTTCTGTAGCTTTAACTGGATTTTTAAGTGCTAAGTTAGGTAACGGATTAGTTAAAACTGCTGTTATCAGAAACATAATTATTGGTATTTTAACTATGATTATCCATTATTCGCTCGGTAAACTGATGAATCAGTTTTAATTATTAAAAGATAAGATAACGTTGATTTTTAATTTGTCATCCCCTAAAATTAGTCTAACCGTTTATAACTTTAGGAGGATATTCTATGGATAAAGTCGAAAAAATTAAAATTTTAAAAAATATGGTCAATATGCCAACTGTTGATGATAACGAAAATGACATT
Proteins encoded:
- a CDS encoding VIT1/CCC1 transporter family protein; the encoded protein is MKSKQSLAQKINIIRASVMGANDGILSVAGIVIGVAGATTNTFAVFISGIAGMIAGTVSMAMGEYVSVNTESDSQKNAVISQKQALKNNYNEEFTLVRDKYMQIGISKELATNATNEMMKKDALKTTVREKYGFIVNEFTSPYAAAIASMISFPTGSILPLVAISIFPSGLNIIATFIAVVIALAITGYIAAVLSNANKLKSATRNIISGLLTMIVTYLIGLLVGMIGK
- a CDS encoding VIT1/CCC1 transporter family protein, whose amino-acid sequence is MAKKQNMNEKLNTLRAGVLGSNDGILTVVGVLFSVAVATPNIFTIFIAGLSDLLACAFSMASGEYASVSSQRDAENSAVKVERNLLNTNINSEIESVKNYYMQRGISDDTATQIAKELINKKPLETVVNTKYGIQLGHYMNPWNAAFSSLISAALGGIFPLLAMSLTSGIYRWPYTIAAVIASVALTGFLSAKLGNGLVKTAVIRNIIIGILTMIIHYSLGKLMNQF
- a CDS encoding aminotransferase class I/II-fold pyridoxal phosphate-dependent enzyme; translated protein: MPKLASSLTDVYNKSLDSLAPSGIRSFDKKISDIDGIIKLTIGEPDLNTPEHVKQAGVDSIMNNDSHYANQIGKKELRDAIANYLDKKHNLNYDSDSEIVVTVGATEAIYAAFQTILNPGDKVIVPTPTFALYFPIIQMLGATPVKVDTSDNGFVLSPDKLSQALDNEGSAVKAVLLNYPGNPTGVEYSKDDLEKLAKVIKERNLFVVSDEIYSDITYDVEHYSIATMLPEQTIYISGLSKSHAMTGYRVGYVCGPSEVIKKLSMVHAFLVTATTNSAQVAAAEALKNGMEDPVEMTKIYKKRRDTLQKGLTDMGFEMPQPKGAFYMFAKIPAEFGNDDEAFALELAKKAKVGVIPGSAFGPGGEGHIRFSYAASDAVIDEAVKRIKEYL